One Methanobrevibacter millerae DNA window includes the following coding sequences:
- a CDS encoding CRISPR-associated endoribonuclease Cas6, with amino-acid sequence FYTFSAFRIERKAISVIVSSVDEIFLRSLVSAFVMGESIYFNNCKLELDKVEFLEKIPLINGEASFITISPIFLSDCLVIDNLGDILEDILIKNFCEYFNLETCRFYCDFYSRHDHYGTYIEDKGLFKDYYYNIDIVMKGSPELIAFAYDVGLGNNNHHGFGMLDIY; translated from the coding sequence GTTCTATACCTTTTCCGCATTCAGGATTGAAAGAAAAGCCATCAGCGTTATCGTATCCAGTGTCGATGAAATATTTCTTAGAAGCCTTGTTTCAGCATTTGTTATGGGAGAAAGCATCTACTTCAACAACTGCAAGCTTGAACTCGACAAGGTAGAATTTTTAGAGAAAATCCCATTAATCAATGGGGAAGCTTCATTCATCACAATTTCACCGATATTTCTGTCCGATTGCCTGGTCATTGATAATCTTGGAGACATTCTTGAAGACATTCTCATTAAAAACTTTTGTGAATACTTCAATCTGGAAACGTGCAGGTTCTATTGCGACTTTTATTCCCGACATGACCATTACGGCACATACATCGAAGATAAGGGGCTTTTCAAGGACTATTACTACAACATTGACATTGTCATGAAGGGAAGTCCCGAGCTCATTGCATTTGCCTATGACGTCGGGCTTGGAAACAACAATCATCACGGATTTGGAATGCTGGACATATATTAG